In Patescibacteria group bacterium, a single genomic region encodes these proteins:
- a CDS encoding M24 family metallopeptidase, which translates to MGSGPSYNLPACRKVARITYRAFRFLPRYIVIGITEKQLAWRMGRLLTEAYSEQRAFPVIAAFGSSAAEPHHKPTSRRLQLGDMVKVDAGGVYQHMRGDVTRTYFMGAPTSLFRTRFYAVLQAQRLAFKKIKPGVTGNVVDQVARQYLQSQHLDKLFIHGLGHGVGRAIHQPPFLSPSRRGRRLLQIGDVITDEPGVYEPGWGGIRLEDMVEVTKAGGKWLGEPVRGIDEIII; encoded by the coding sequence ATGGGAAGTGGGCCAAGCTATAATCTACCGGCCTGCCGGAAAGTAGCACGGATAACTTATCGGGCGTTTCGATTTTTACCACGTTATATTGTAATAGGGATAACTGAAAAACAATTAGCCTGGCGCATGGGCCGATTATTAACCGAAGCTTACTCAGAGCAACGCGCTTTTCCGGTGATTGCGGCCTTTGGGTCTTCAGCGGCTGAGCCGCATCATAAACCAACCAGTCGTCGATTACAGTTGGGCGATATGGTTAAGGTTGATGCTGGTGGAGTATACCAACATATGCGGGGTGATGTGACGCGAACTTATTTTATGGGTGCACCCACCAGTTTATTTCGCACGCGTTTTTATGCAGTGCTACAAGCCCAACGGTTAGCTTTCAAAAAAATCAAACCGGGTGTGACTGGAAATGTAGTAGATCAGGTTGCGCGCCAATATTTACAAAGCCAGCACTTAGATAAATTATTCATTCATGGTTTGGGGCACGGTGTGGGTCGAGCCATACATCAACCGCCGTTTTTATCACCGAGTCGGCGGGGGAGAAGACTCTTACAAATAGGTGACGTAATCACTGATGAACCTGGCGTGTATGAACCTGGTTGGGGTGGGATCCGGTTGGAAGATATGGTGGAAGTAACCAAAGCCGGAGGTAAATGGTTAGGCGAACCGGTACGGGGGATTGATGAAATCATTATTTGA
- the mraZ gene encoding division/cell wall cluster transcriptional repressor MraZ, translating into MFIGEYQHNIDDKARLALPVKFREDFAHGAVITRGIDRCLFVYSADEWKKLADKLATLPLAQANNRAFARLMLAGAMDCSLDKQGRVVVPEYLRQYAGINKAVVVAGLYNRLEVWDEATWKTYKAATEKESTSIAEALSQLGV; encoded by the coding sequence ATGTTTATCGGTGAATACCAACACAATATTGATGATAAAGCCCGCTTGGCTCTCCCGGTTAAGTTTCGGGAAGATTTTGCACATGGAGCTGTCATCACTCGCGGCATTGACCGCTGTTTGTTCGTTTATTCAGCTGATGAATGGAAGAAACTCGCCGATAAGTTAGCGACTTTGCCACTAGCCCAAGCTAATAATCGTGCCTTTGCTCGTTTAATGTTAGCCGGAGCGATGGATTGTTCTTTAGATAAGCAGGGGAGAGTGGTTGTTCCGGAATATCTCCGACAATATGCCGGTATCAATAAAGCTGTAGTGGTGGCTGGTTTGTATAACCGTTTAGAAGTGTGGGATGAAGCCACTTGGAAGACTTATAAAGCCGCAACTGAAAAGGAAAGTACCAGTATTGCGGAGGCCCTTTCACAATTAGGTGTTTGA
- the rsmH gene encoding 16S rRNA (cytosine(1402)-N(4))-methyltransferase RsmH codes for MPTAHIPVLAEEVIRLLNPQVCDIMIDGTLGGGGHAAALLERIQPSGQLYGFDQDPAAITLVQERFRKQFGSSQFIPITANAKTIATACATWSITGQVNGVLFDLGYSSDQFQRGRGFSFRALSDPFDLRMDPTLPTTAADLLNTDTSAMLVQMFRRYGELSNPHRLVRTIISRRLDRPIITVADVLACVQQAFHSQSSDLLAKIWQACRIAVNDELETLQSMLTAAFTVLSPGGRMAVITFHSLEDRIVKQQFINWSSTKCVCPPELPVCTCHPQPVATLLTKHPLVPSDTEIRTNPRSRSAKLRVIQKI; via the coding sequence ATGCCTACCGCACATATACCAGTCCTAGCTGAGGAGGTAATCAGGCTCCTGAACCCACAGGTGTGTGACATCATGATTGATGGCACACTCGGTGGGGGAGGTCACGCGGCTGCACTGCTGGAACGAATTCAACCCAGTGGTCAGTTGTATGGCTTCGATCAGGATCCAGCAGCTATTACCCTGGTGCAGGAGCGGTTTAGAAAACAATTTGGTTCTAGTCAGTTCATTCCAATTACGGCCAATGCCAAAACCATCGCCACAGCCTGTGCTACTTGGAGTATTACGGGTCAGGTAAACGGTGTGTTATTTGATCTTGGTTATTCATCCGATCAGTTCCAACGCGGACGAGGTTTTTCCTTCCGGGCGCTGTCTGATCCATTCGATTTACGGATGGATCCCACCTTGCCTACCACCGCGGCGGATCTGCTCAATACTGATACGTCTGCGATGCTCGTCCAGATGTTTCGGCGCTATGGTGAGTTATCAAACCCACACCGGCTGGTTCGGACGATTATTTCCAGGCGTCTGGATCGCCCGATCATTACCGTCGCTGACGTGTTGGCATGTGTGCAGCAGGCTTTTCATAGCCAGTCGAGTGATCTCCTGGCAAAAATATGGCAAGCCTGTCGCATTGCCGTGAATGATGAGTTAGAGACATTGCAAAGTATGTTAACTGCCGCGTTTACTGTCTTGTCTCCTGGTGGAAGGATGGCCGTCATAACCTTCCATTCACTAGAAGACAGGATAGTAAAACAGCAATTTATTAATTGGAGTAGTACCAAATGTGTGTGTCCACCCGAGCTCCCAGTATGCACCTGTCACCCACAGCCGGTAGCTACGCTCTTAACCAAACATCCACTGGTGCCCAGTGATACAGAAATTAGAACCAATCCACGTTCCCGTAGCGCTAAATTACGGGTTATCCAAAAAATATAA
- a CDS encoding asparaginase domain-containing protein: protein MRVLAIYTGGLPGKNIVEQLQHYFELQLVATVDIHLFSSITGGDVPYSLSSDLTQYIYDHYNDYDGFVVIHSIDNVIYSANLTAFQFSNLGKPIVFTGATLSEDFFSFPGHFSNTEQSMYREMSLRTSLVTAVQLATQNTSDVSITYGSRIVKAVRAWENFTTYNELDLASIRFGIEVTTAARPRNDQPPILRLGFDTNVYMVPRQPEVIIPTPNTYRAILMYAHQDRALPSQFNMPTDTPVFLLGGLGHQKLPNNVFALPPVTPVTALSKLMVGCKHFPTTPELVDYMQHNINGEGGIV from the coding sequence ATGCGTGTTTTAGCTATCTACACAGGTGGTCTACCCGGCAAAAATATAGTTGAACAATTACAACATTATTTTGAATTACAATTAGTGGCCACGGTGGATATTCATCTGTTTTCCAGTATTACCGGCGGTGATGTTCCCTATTCATTAAGTAGTGATCTTACCCAATATATTTACGATCATTATAATGACTACGATGGCTTTGTGGTTATTCATAGTATTGATAATGTTATCTACAGCGCTAATTTAACCGCCTTCCAATTTAGTAATTTAGGTAAACCGATTGTTTTTACCGGTGCCACTTTATCAGAAGACTTTTTCTCTTTTCCGGGTCATTTCTCCAATACTGAGCAATCGATGTATCGCGAAATGAGTTTGCGCACTAGTTTAGTTACCGCCGTCCAGTTAGCCACGCAAAACACCTCCGATGTTTCTATTACCTATGGTTCACGCATTGTGAAGGCAGTGCGGGCTTGGGAAAATTTCACCACTTACAATGAATTGGATTTAGCTTCGATCCGGTTTGGTATCGAAGTAACAACGGCTGCTAGACCACGCAATGATCAACCACCCATTTTACGCTTAGGGTTTGACACTAATGTTTACATGGTGCCACGCCAACCTGAGGTTATCATCCCAACACCCAATACCTATCGTGCTATTTTGATGTATGCCCATCAAGATCGGGCGCTACCCAGCCAATTTAATATGCCAACTGATACTCCAGTTTTCTTGTTAGGCGGCTTAGGACATCAGAAGTTACCAAACAATGTGTTTGCCTTACCGCCGGTCACTCCGGTTACTGCCCTGAGTAAACTGATGGTGGGCTGCAAACATTTTCCGACCACACCAGAACTAGTGGATTATATGCAGCATAATATTAACGGCGAAGGTGGTATTGTATGA
- the murF gene encoding UDP-N-acetylmuramoyl-tripeptide--D-alanyl-D-alanine ligase translates to MHPILFSLLKHLAKLILWKQHPIIIAVTGSVGKTSTKEAILAVLKKKYSVRATVENYNNEIGVPLTIIGATSGGRNPLRWLWVCIKAIGYGLLPLPYPRVLIIEMGADKPGDIKYLTQIAPAQIGIVTAISDTPAHLQAFSDVKALAAEKLVMLRHLTKSDIAIVNLDDEFISAAQASLSAKTITISATQPADVAAVEIDYSKDPMKLAYDPKVAGTRFKVKYIGSTVPVFIPGAVGKPTVYSALFAIACGLQLGINLVDIVSALQHYHGPNGRLRLLPGKQHSVILDDTYNSSPAAAREALRILHELKTPGRRIAVLGVMAELGNSAKRSHAAIGKYLAGLEIDLLVTIGNEGDWIAEAATDNGFNPDMIHHYASAQAAAGNVAALLQPDDIILVKGSQVARLEKVVRACLEDESIASDVLVRQYGKWAKL, encoded by the coding sequence ATGCACCCAATATTATTTTCACTCCTTAAGCACTTAGCCAAGCTGATTTTATGGAAACAACACCCCATAATTATAGCCGTGACTGGAAGTGTGGGAAAAACTTCTACCAAAGAAGCCATTTTGGCTGTTTTGAAGAAAAAATATTCAGTTCGTGCCACAGTGGAAAATTACAACAATGAGATTGGTGTGCCTTTAACTATTATTGGTGCCACTAGTGGTGGACGAAATCCATTACGCTGGCTTTGGGTGTGTATTAAAGCCATTGGTTATGGGTTGTTGCCGTTACCATATCCGCGCGTACTAATAATAGAAATGGGTGCTGATAAACCGGGTGATATTAAATATCTGACACAAATCGCACCAGCGCAGATTGGTATTGTTACGGCGATCAGTGATACTCCGGCTCATCTGCAAGCTTTCTCTGATGTTAAGGCGTTAGCCGCTGAGAAACTAGTGATGTTGAGGCATTTAACCAAGTCAGATATTGCTATTGTGAATTTGGATGATGAGTTCATTAGTGCAGCGCAAGCCTCATTGTCAGCTAAAACTATAACGATTTCAGCTACTCAACCGGCTGATGTTGCAGCTGTTGAAATAGATTACAGTAAAGATCCAATGAAGTTAGCTTATGATCCAAAGGTAGCCGGAACTAGATTCAAAGTAAAATATATAGGTAGTACTGTACCGGTTTTTATTCCCGGAGCGGTTGGTAAACCAACGGTGTATAGTGCCTTATTTGCCATTGCCTGTGGATTGCAATTAGGAATTAATTTGGTTGATATAGTATCAGCTTTGCAACATTATCATGGCCCGAATGGACGCTTAAGATTATTACCCGGTAAGCAACACAGTGTTATTTTAGATGATACTTATAATTCTTCACCGGCGGCGGCGCGAGAAGCACTACGCATTTTACATGAGTTAAAAACACCGGGGCGCAGAATTGCTGTTTTAGGAGTGATGGCTGAATTAGGTAATAGTGCCAAACGATCTCATGCGGCCATCGGAAAATATTTAGCCGGTTTAGAAATAGATTTACTGGTGACAATTGGCAATGAAGGCGATTGGATAGCGGAAGCCGCGACTGACAATGGGTTTAATCCGGACATGATTCACCATTATGCTAGTGCGCAAGCCGCGGCAGGTAATGTAGCGGCCTTATTACAACCAGATGATATTATTTTAGTCAAAGGTTCACAGGTGGCGCGGTTAGAAAAAGTTGTACGAGCCTGTTTGGAAGATGAGAGCATCGCCAGTGATGTATTAGTGCGGCAGTATGGGAAGTGGGCCAAGCTATAA
- a CDS encoding ATP-binding protein, which yields MNKERRVKLLHYIIASRWVLHALFAILGLIQQIAGVVHFNPIIFVLLLVSYSYNAIFYFYLRRPLKQITNRGLQIVCITQIMLDQILYTIVLYMTGGIESYTFLFYFVTLFMAIILFNEIQIIGLMLFTVFLYIGLLILEHSTVLPHLTPYNYDPGFFGNITATVNNGSTVVFTLICISFFSAFINNLIKQREAAIESERDKVVSIVNNLVDGVILLDYRGRVVLMNPYAQRLLHIHTNQYVNKIFLPNQFPPALHDLVKFIRGATKGSVYESTEMIIQEGDEHVIVQATALQVSDSDGSNIGALVILRNITKEKDLDQMKSDFISVAAHQLRTPLSTLKWLFKLLLDGDGGPMTDKQQDLIAKGYQRNEEVIEIVNNLLDVSEIEGGRLPLTFVDTSLLDVLQEIVTATRVHAERLQVMIEFTPPSSIPLLKLDRQKIKMAFQNLLDNAVKYSSATQVVTITMELQREEVVVRVIDHGIGMSEITRDKLYTKFFRGREAVIKDPSGSGLGLYIVKSIIEKHGGTIELISAIGRGSTFTVKLPIT from the coding sequence ATGAATAAAGAGCGACGCGTTAAATTGTTGCATTATATTATTGCCAGCCGGTGGGTACTGCACGCTTTGTTTGCCATTTTGGGCTTAATTCAGCAAATTGCCGGCGTGGTACATTTTAATCCAATCATATTTGTTCTGTTGCTTGTGAGTTATAGTTACAATGCGATTTTTTATTTCTATTTACGTCGACCCTTAAAGCAAATTACAAATCGTGGTTTACAGATTGTTTGTATTACGCAAATTATGCTCGATCAAATTCTCTATACGATTGTGCTGTACATGACAGGGGGTATAGAGAGTTACACCTTCTTGTTTTATTTTGTGACATTATTTATGGCCATAATATTATTTAATGAAATACAAATTATCGGCTTAATGTTGTTTACAGTGTTTCTCTATATCGGCCTGTTAATCTTGGAACATAGTACCGTTTTGCCACACCTGACACCGTATAATTATGATCCGGGTTTTTTTGGAAATATCACTGCGACGGTAAATAATGGTTCAACCGTGGTATTTACTTTAATTTGTATTTCATTTTTTTCAGCTTTTATTAACAATTTAATCAAACAACGTGAGGCGGCCATTGAATCAGAACGCGATAAAGTGGTGTCGATTGTCAACAATTTAGTTGATGGCGTAATTTTATTAGATTATCGTGGTCGCGTAGTGTTAATGAATCCATATGCGCAACGTTTGTTACATATCCACACCAATCAATACGTCAACAAAATATTTTTACCTAATCAATTTCCACCAGCGTTGCATGATTTAGTAAAATTTATTCGGGGTGCCACCAAAGGCTCGGTGTATGAAAGTACGGAGATGATTATTCAAGAAGGGGATGAACATGTCATTGTGCAAGCCACAGCTTTGCAAGTGTCAGATTCTGATGGGAGTAATATTGGCGCCTTGGTAATTTTGCGTAATATCACCAAGGAGAAAGATCTGGATCAAATGAAGTCAGATTTTATTTCAGTGGCGGCTCATCAGTTGCGCACGCCGTTATCAACTTTGAAATGGTTATTTAAACTATTATTAGATGGTGATGGCGGGCCCATGACCGATAAACAACAGGATCTAATTGCGAAAGGGTATCAACGTAATGAAGAGGTGATTGAGATAGTGAACAATTTATTAGATGTGTCCGAAATTGAAGGGGGGCGTTTACCGTTAACATTTGTGGATACTTCGTTGCTTGATGTGTTGCAGGAAATAGTGACAGCCACGCGGGTACACGCTGAGCGCTTACAGGTAATGATTGAGTTTACGCCGCCGTCATCTATTCCATTACTAAAACTCGATCGGCAAAAGATTAAAATGGCTTTTCAAAATTTATTAGATAACGCTGTAAAATATTCTTCCGCTACTCAGGTAGTAACGATCACCATGGAGTTACAACGTGAAGAAGTGGTGGTGCGCGTGATTGATCATGGCATTGGGATGTCCGAAATCACCCGGGATAAATTATATACCAAGTTTTTCCGCGGGCGTGAAGCGGTTATTAAAGATCCATCCGGTTCCGGGTTAGGCCTTTATATTGTTAAAAGTATTATTGAAAAACACGGCGGCACCATTGAGTTAATCTCAGCCATTGGCCGTGGTTCGACATTTACGGTGAAACTGCCAATTACGTAA
- a CDS encoding MopE-related protein: protein MAVAAGTIIDMVTTGCTQGKASEGHFACYVKLDHSDGYTTLYYHLAADSIPSSLYIGKTVAQGEILGAIGTTGDSTGTHLHFSIKYNGSGYSYTSELDGVEMEGIQFVDYVAGNYYESTNDGSSSATTSTTTTTHLMTVEPNSSGKFDIYGYEVTGSGEDTALSGNYFSYTNTGSTATILSWLSGDMNSDGWDDLVQVRIKPGYTYTNVYLSNGEGELNTQTRWKKTSGEAVKAFLDDVDGDGRADLILVFANTDGTLTWKYFLNDSDNGRFGDAVTWSTSFGTTSSVVLVGDFNGNGEAEAFAGSGSTLTWQRLSSSGSVTNISTGWALPTDEFVVADTNGDGSDEIIRIDERDSSVEIEAGHYNNSTSTFTIAVMGTDVGGTDGDYTIYPLDYLDAYADLIRSNGTTLYLARSNAGNSFEEQVDQSQLITGLSSTYGRPHILFGNFGVRTSTEVRSLNGMAIDPMDEDDTTSTSDTTDESDTSCDIDGDGQTATGCGGNDCNDSNTAIYYGAPEICGNGTDDDCVGGDVPCAELYCSDGMDNDLDGLVDCGDSDCASSSSCSTPTASDYDGDGYDDTVDCGWWSASIYPGAPELADWVDNDCDGSTDESCDYGCGGAYWDGCTDDYESYYSTGSLTYVCGSSAADSDGDGYDDSFDCAWWDATTYSGAPERGDWNDNNCDGTVDEGCDGSCSGYYAGGCHDDYEWWYLGTATSAPPC from the coding sequence GTGGCAGTCGCCGCTGGCACGATCATTGACATGGTAACGACTGGCTGCACTCAGGGCAAGGCGAGCGAAGGTCATTTTGCTTGCTACGTCAAGCTCGACCACAGTGACGGATATACCACTCTCTACTACCACCTCGCTGCGGATTCAATTCCGTCTTCGCTCTACATCGGCAAGACCGTGGCACAGGGCGAAATTCTCGGTGCGATTGGCACGACGGGAGATTCAACTGGTACCCATCTGCACTTCTCCATCAAGTACAACGGCAGCGGCTACAGCTACACCAGTGAGCTTGATGGAGTTGAAATGGAAGGTATCCAGTTTGTGGATTACGTTGCAGGCAACTACTACGAATCTACAAACGACGGATCTTCCTCAGCCACTACCTCCACTACTACCACCACTCACCTCATGACTGTCGAACCTAACAGCAGTGGCAAGTTCGACATCTACGGTTACGAGGTGACGGGTTCGGGTGAGGATACTGCACTGTCCGGTAACTACTTCTCCTACACCAACACTGGCTCTACTGCCACCATTCTGTCCTGGCTCTCCGGAGACATGAATAGCGATGGCTGGGATGACTTGGTGCAAGTGCGGATCAAGCCTGGTTACACCTACACCAATGTCTACCTGTCCAATGGGGAAGGAGAGCTCAACACTCAGACCCGCTGGAAGAAGACGTCCGGTGAAGCGGTCAAAGCGTTCTTGGATGATGTGGACGGAGATGGGCGCGCGGATCTGATTCTGGTCTTCGCCAACACCGACGGCACTCTGACTTGGAAGTACTTTCTCAACGACAGCGATAACGGTCGGTTCGGTGACGCGGTCACCTGGAGCACCAGCTTCGGAACCACCAGTAGTGTCGTCTTAGTTGGCGACTTCAACGGCAACGGTGAGGCGGAAGCCTTCGCTGGTTCGGGGAGCACTCTGACCTGGCAACGTCTGAGCAGTTCTGGCAGCGTGACCAACATCAGCACTGGTTGGGCATTGCCCACGGATGAGTTCGTTGTCGCCGACACTAATGGTGACGGTAGCGATGAGATCATTCGCATCGACGAACGTGACTCCAGTGTGGAAATTGAAGCTGGTCACTATAACAACAGCACGAGTACCTTCACCATCGCAGTGATGGGTACCGATGTCGGTGGTACGGATGGTGACTATACCATCTATCCTCTGGACTACCTCGACGCCTACGCCGATCTGATTCGTTCCAACGGTACAACTCTGTATCTGGCACGGAGCAATGCCGGCAACAGCTTCGAAGAGCAGGTGGATCAGTCTCAATTGATCACTGGTTTGAGTTCAACCTACGGCCGGCCTCATATTCTGTTCGGAAACTTCGGTGTTCGGACGAGTACAGAGGTTCGATCACTCAACGGCATGGCGATCGATCCAATGGATGAGGACGATACGACTAGTACGAGTGACACCACCGACGAGAGCGATACCTCCTGCGACATCGACGGTGACGGCCAGACGGCCACGGGCTGTGGTGGAAATGACTGCAACGACAGCAACACAGCCATCTACTATGGAGCACCAGAGATCTGTGGCAACGGAACGGATGATGACTGCGTTGGGGGCGATGTGCCCTGCGCCGAACTCTACTGTTCCGATGGCATGGACAATGATCTGGATGGGCTAGTGGACTGTGGAGACTCCGACTGTGCGTCGAGCAGCTCTTGCAGTACGCCCACTGCCAGCGACTACGACGGCGACGGTTACGATGATACTGTCGATTGTGGTTGGTGGAGTGCGTCCATCTATCCCGGTGCGCCTGAATTGGCCGACTGGGTCGACAACGATTGTGATGGAAGCACGGACGAGAGCTGTGACTACGGTTGCGGTGGCGCCTACTGGGATGGCTGCACCGACGACTACGAAAGTTACTACTCGACCGGTTCGCTAACCTATGTCTGCGGCTCCAGCGCGGCAGATTCGGACGGCGACGGCTACGATGACTCCTTCGACTGTGCCTGGTGGGATGCAACTACCTACTCGGGCGCACCAGAACGGGGTGACTGGAACGACAACAACTGTGACGGCACGGTGGACGAAGGTTGTGATGGCAGCTGCTCTGGCTACTACGCCGGCGGTTGTCACGACGACTACGAGTGGTGGTATCTCGGTACCGCTACCTCAGCACCGCCCTGCTAG
- a CDS encoding penicillin-binding protein 2 has protein sequence MLGGVIALRLFIVQVVQHGYYEALAVDNHELFEELFPERGSILVHDRYSQTGNVPIATNKVLYEVHAEPIHVTDAAVTAADLSPLLSIDKADIEAKLTKPNDPDEILKRRVPEEVMTAIKEKNLPGITFREEQWRYYSEGPALAHVTGYFGYSDVDRVGQYGLEGYFNKELAGQAGYVSGEKDALGRFLTIGNNLIQRAVDGDDIVLTIDKNIQYSACDKLGKAVERLEAKKGTLIIMQPSTGAIIAMCNYPTYDPNNYNEVESVDVFSNAAISDEYEPGSAFKTFTMAAGLDTGKVTPTTTYNDTSEVKVAGMPIKNSDGAAHGVQTMTAVLEKSYNLGTIFVTQQIGNAALNDYVKAFGFGDKTGITLANERSGDISSLETLKDVYAYTGSFGHGIMVTPLQLVAGYGAVANHGMLMKPYIVENRILASGAEIPTTPTEVRQVISADAARTLTAMLVSVIDSGTAKPAAVPGYYLAGKTGTALIVSNGVYSTYKHNDTMIGFGPMSDPQFVMLIEMNEPKSQYAEGSVVPVWGEIAKDVLNYMQIPPDRN, from the coding sequence ATGTTAGGTGGCGTGATTGCTTTACGGTTATTTATCGTGCAAGTAGTGCAACATGGTTACTATGAAGCCTTAGCGGTGGATAATCATGAGTTATTTGAAGAACTATTTCCCGAACGAGGCAGTATTTTAGTGCATGATCGCTATAGTCAAACTGGCAACGTCCCAATTGCCACCAATAAAGTATTATATGAAGTACATGCCGAACCAATTCACGTCACAGATGCTGCAGTCACGGCCGCTGACTTATCGCCATTGTTATCAATTGATAAAGCCGACATCGAAGCCAAATTAACCAAACCGAATGATCCTGATGAAATCTTAAAACGACGCGTCCCTGAAGAAGTGATGACCGCCATTAAAGAAAAAAATTTACCGGGTATTACTTTTCGGGAAGAGCAGTGGCGCTATTATTCAGAAGGTCCAGCGCTGGCGCATGTCACTGGTTACTTTGGTTATTCCGATGTTGATCGGGTTGGTCAATATGGCTTAGAGGGTTACTTTAATAAAGAATTGGCTGGTCAGGCCGGTTATGTGTCTGGCGAAAAAGATGCTTTGGGTAGATTTTTAACGATTGGTAATAATTTAATTCAGCGGGCAGTTGATGGTGATGATATTGTTTTAACGATTGATAAAAACATTCAATATAGTGCCTGTGATAAATTAGGCAAAGCCGTTGAACGTTTAGAGGCAAAAAAGGGAACATTGATTATTATGCAGCCCAGTACTGGAGCAATTATTGCTATGTGTAATTACCCAACGTATGATCCAAATAATTATAATGAAGTTGAATCGGTTGATGTATTTTCTAATGCCGCTATCAGCGATGAATATGAACCGGGTTCAGCCTTTAAAACCTTCACCATGGCGGCGGGGTTAGATACCGGTAAGGTGACACCGACTACCACCTATAATGATACCAGCGAAGTAAAAGTGGCCGGGATGCCCATTAAAAATTCAGATGGTGCCGCCCATGGCGTGCAAACCATGACGGCCGTGTTAGAAAAATCATATAATCTTGGAACGATTTTTGTGACTCAACAAATTGGCAATGCGGCTTTAAATGATTATGTTAAAGCCTTTGGGTTTGGGGATAAAACTGGTATTACTTTAGCGAATGAACGGAGTGGAGATATTTCGTCTCTAGAAACCTTGAAAGATGTCTACGCTTATACCGGTTCGTTTGGCCATGGTATTATGGTGACGCCATTGCAGTTAGTAGCTGGCTACGGTGCGGTCGCTAATCATGGTATGTTGATGAAACCATATATCGTGGAGAATCGGATTCTAGCTAGTGGAGCGGAAATACCAACTACTCCAACTGAAGTAAGACAAGTTATCAGTGCTGATGCGGCCAGAACTTTAACCGCCATGTTGGTTAGTGTAATTGATAGTGGCACAGCTAAGCCAGCCGCTGTGCCAGGCTATTATTTAGCAGGCAAAACCGGTACGGCCTTAATCGTCAGCAACGGTGTTTATAGTACATATAAGCACAACGATACTATGATCGGATTTGGACCAATGTCTGATCCACAATTTGTGATGTTGATAGAAATGAATGAACCAAAGAGCCAATATGCCGAAGGGTCAGTTGTACCGGTGTGGGGAGAAATTGCCAAAGATGTGTTAAATTATATGCAAATACCACCTGATCGAAATTAA
- a CDS encoding single-stranded DNA-binding protein: MDLNRVSLIGNLAMEPEHKTLPSGASITRTSLATSFAWKDSKTKELKEKTDFHTIIGWNKLGERIHQYLKKGDRIYVEGRLDHHSYEGKDGITKYFTNIIAEQLIMLGKGKREVTTTDEPIVTEPVTEPF, from the coding sequence ATGGATTTGAATCGCGTATCATTAATTGGTAATTTAGCTATGGAACCAGAACACAAAACTTTACCATCTGGTGCCAGTATTACTCGCACTAGTCTGGCTACTAGTTTTGCCTGGAAAGATAGTAAAACTAAAGAGTTAAAAGAAAAAACCGATTTCCACACCATCATTGGTTGGAATAAACTAGGTGAACGAATTCACCAGTATCTAAAAAAAGGCGACCGCATTTACGTGGAAGGCCGATTGGATCATCATTCTTACGAAGGAAAGGATGGCATCACGAAATATTTTACCAACATTATTGCCGAACAGTTAATTATGTTAGGCAAAGGTAAACGTGAAGTCACCACCACCGATGAACCAATTGTGACCGAACCGGTGACGGAACCGTTTTAA